The following are encoded together in the Triticum dicoccoides isolate Atlit2015 ecotype Zavitan chromosome 6B, WEW_v2.0, whole genome shotgun sequence genome:
- the LOC119322041 gene encoding cytochrome P450 76M5-like, translating to MQSEIWLLWATLSAALLYYLTKVARRGTGRLPPGPRPLPVLGNLLDLPGDLHHTLARLARAHGPVMMLKLGITATVVVSSRDAAREAYTKYDRHLAGRAIPDVANALGNFKRSMIWLTGSDPLWQTLRGIVASHIFSPGGLAMVRGVRERKVRDMLVYFRHRAGQEVDVGHGVYGGVLNLVSSAFFSVDVVDLGGESAHGLRELVEDIITALAKPNVSDIFPFLRPLDLQGWRRWVAGRYGKVFGILDDIIGRRLSLRGALTTKGKHKHGDFLDSLLELVSKGKIGRDMATTMLFDVFAAGTDTIAITIEWAMAELLRNPRVMAKVRAEMDVKLGGKDTVEEPDAANLPYLQAVVKEVMRLHPVSPILLPHQAVEDGVEIGGYTVPKGSRVIFNVWAIMRDRAAWERPDEFVPERFLDMADMVDFRGKHFQFIPFGSGRRLCPGLPMAERVVPFILASLLHAFEWRLPDRVSADELDVSEKFTTVNALAVPLKALPFVLT from the coding sequence ATGCAAAGCGAAATCTGGCTGCTATGGGCAACGCTTTCCGCCGCGCTCCTTTACTACCTGACCAAAGTAGCCCGCCGGGGCACCGGACGGCTACCTCCGGGTCCGAGGCCGCTCCCGGTCCTCGGCAACCTACTGGACCTACCAGGCGACCTCCACCACACGCTGGCGCGTCTCGCGCGCGCCCATGGCCCTGTAATGATGCTCAAGCTTGGCATCACGGCCACAGTTGTAGTCTCCTCGCGTGACGCCGCGAGGGAGGCCTACACCAAGTACGACCGGCACCTCGCCGGGCGTGCCATTCCGGACGTGGCAAACGCTCTCGGCAACTTCAAGCGGTCCATGATATGGCTGACAGGCTCTGACCCGCTCTGGCAGACACTGCGTGGCATCGTGGCCTCGCACATATTCTCCCCCGGCGGCCTCGCCATGGTGCGTGGCGTACGCGAGCGCAAGGTGCGCGACATGTTGGTCTACTTCCGCCACCGTGCAGGTCAAGAAGTGGACGTCGGGCATGGCGTGTATGGGGGCGTGCTGAACCTCGTGTCGAGCGCCTTCTTCTCTGTGGATGTGGTCGACCTGGGCGGCGAGTCCGCCCATGGGTTACGGGAACTGGTGGAGGACATCATCACGGCTCTGGCGAAGCCGAATGTCTCTGACATCTTCCCTTTCCTCCGGCCACTCGACTTGCAAGGGTGGCGTCGATGGGTGGCGGGGCGCTATGGGAAAGTCTTCGGCATACTTGATGACATAATTGGCCGACGTTTGTCTTTGCGAGGTGCCCTAACCACCAAGGGCAAGCACAAGCACGGCGACTTCCTGGACTCGCTGCTGGAGCTCGTTTCCAAAGGCAAGATCGGTCGCGATATGGCGACAACCATGCTGTTCGACGTCTTTGCCGCCGGGACCGACACAATCGCCATCACCATAGAGTGGGCGATGGCCGAGCTGCTTCGGAACCCACGCGTCATGGCCAAGGTGCGCGCGGAGATGGACGTCAAACTCGGCGGCAAGGACACTGTCGAGGAGCCCGACGCAGCAAACCTGCCCTACCTACAGGCCGTGGTAAAGGAGGTGATGCGGCTGCACCCGGTGTCGCCGATTCTGTTGCCTCACCAGGCCGTAGAGGACGGCGTGGAGATTGGTGGGTACACCGTGCCCAAGGGCTCCAGGGTAATCTTCAACGTGTGGGCGATAATGCGGGACCGGGCGGCGTGGGAGAGGCCCGACGAGTTCGTGCCGGAGAGGTTCCTCGACATGGCGGATATGGTGGACTTCCGGGGCAAGCACTTCCAGTTCATACCGTTCGGCTCCGGCCGGCGGCTTTGCCCCGGGTTGCCGATGGCGGAGCGGGTCGTGCCTTTCATCCTGGCATCGCTGCTGCACGCGTTTGAGTGGCGGCTCCCGGACCGCGTGTCTGCCGATGAGTTGGACgtgtccgagaaatttaccaccgtCAACGCGCTCGCGGTCCCTCTCAAGGCCTTGCCCTTCGTGCTCACCTAA